The stretch of DNA GCCTTTCAGTCCAGGACTTTATTCATTGTTCGTCTCTGGGACAAAGAACCTATGTCCTTCCTGAGCAATGGCAGGAGCAGTGATGTTTACACTTACATATAATTGTTGAAACTGATTAATGAATTGATTAATTAATACTGTTGGACATTTTGAAATTATACCAAAGGACGAACCAGATTTGGTGAGGTTTACAGTTCCTAGgctgatttgttttcattttttcatgaTGTCACACAAGAAAGCAGGGTTTAAGATGTTATCTTAAATACATAAACAGGTGTGGCTCCATTCAACTCAATTGTGATTTAACTCAACAGAGGCTTACAGAGCCATGACATATTCATCTGGGCACTTCCACATTGTTTGGAAATGAAGTAATTTCAGTATGAATTTGAATAAAGTACTAAAAATAATCTACCATTGCTGGGgtttagcaaatagaaacaaCCTTGGTAATCATAACTGGGCCAAGATACAAAAGGATTAGTCAGAGTTAATAAATAGTCCAGATGTAATTTGGGTCTGGACTCTGAACTAAATTGCATGATGTGCCACAGTGGAGTTTTTGTCAGACAACACAACATAAGAAaaagactaaacaaaaaaacaaaacaaaaaaaaaacgtagaaATGGCGATATGttaaaagtcatatttaaaataataaaaaaaaagtttttaagtgTCAGGGAACCTTAAATAATTTGCAGCGACAACAAGCTCAAGTCGTAGCAGTGACAGCTGTGGTGCTGATAATTTCACTAGTTACAATTCGTTTACCCAACTTTAATAACTTTTGTATCAATATTTCACTGGTTCTATTTTTCCCCTGACTGCCTTGTTTACCAAATAGTGGGGGTGAAACTGTTGGTCAGCCGCTGTTTTCCTTACACGCTCACCTTCTCGTTGTCGTAGCTTCAGTCAGAAGGGAGTGGCATCGGGAGTGGaatttcacttcctgttgtttctcAGGTGAGTCATCTGAGAAATGTTGTCAATGCTCGGGTTTGTGTCGACATCAGAGTTTCATGAGTGTTTGTTtcgtttcctttttttttaattctgtggAGGCGCTAAGGGTACCTGTATTTGACTACCAGGAAGTAATTCTTTAGTTACTTTCGTGAGGACTTCCTTTGGAGGACGGAAAGCTTGTGTTTCACTCCTTGTGCGGAAAGAACcctcctttttaaataagacggacactttttttttttcttctcaatttGACTTCAGATTTCTTTCACACAACTTCTGCTTTTAACTGAGTGGGAATCTCGAGGAGACGATTAGAATGAATTTACTTTTTGGATGCCACTTCGCAGCGCTCTTGTTTCTAGTTGGCTTTTTACACCTCACCGCTGGCCAGAGCACTGCCGACACCTGCCTGTCCAAATTCGATACAGGTAAAGACAACTTTATGGTCAATGCCAATGAATCGGTGAATGAAGGGGCCACGTTTCTCTCCTCGCCGAAAGTGGGGAGTTACATGGACTGCGTAGCGTCCTGCTGTAAGGACCCGAGGTGCAACGTCGCTCTGATGGAGAACCAAGGCGAGGGCACCATTAACTCCTGCTATTTGTTTGACTGCTTATACAACAAGAAATACGCCTGCCGCTTTGTCAAGAAGTCAGGATATTTCAGTTACATCCTGAAGTCTCTCTCTAAGGACTACTACATAAAACACGATGCTCCCACAGGTGAGTGTAAACCTCCGTCAAATACAACCGAAATACTGTAGAACTGGGAAATGCTTTGATGACTGCCTTTTGCAATAATAAACCAATTGTTAGATTTTAGATGAGTAAAAACATAGTTTCATTTTCATGTATAactgtaattttaaaacataaccTGCAAAGAAAGCTGAAGAAGTTATCAGATGGTTTTCGTGTTCATATCTAGGCAGCTAATTAAGCAACCATCTTGTGGACGTGATGTTCTAAACAGGAATAAGTAGGAGAGTAGGTGTGACACCCTGCCCTGAGCTGTggcaaaatcaaatttaattattgagttatttttaattgaacagAAATAGCAAATTTACTGCATTGTGAACATGAGTGACGTCAGGGGGCGAAGTACATCACACAAGGCAAGAGGAGGTGTGGAGGGTCTCTGAATATTCAGAATGTTTGTGCGTTTCAGTtgtcttttattattatgttgaatataaaaatctaatttaaatatCTTCTCATCCATTTTGACTCCTCAAAATGATTCTTCCATCCAGCCAGGATTAGgagtttttaatttgaaaacaaaatccttTCAGAATGGGTCGATTTTGTTTTGATTCcaaatgaaaatacattttttaaaaagaaacgaaaataataatacttttttttgtgaGTGTTGAAAATCTAATTATCCAGATGTCACAGGGTGAAGCATGCATTTTACAAGCAAAAAGTGGACacataatgttttcttttacttttttgagtttgttatTGTATGATAGATATTTAAATTaagattgttgttttaaaaagaagagtAAAAGTTTTGTTATCATTTTTGGTTGTCctatttttttcagtctgacATCCTGGTCTGCTAAAGTTGCTTATAAGGGTCGATGCTTCATCCTGTGATGTTACTGCCCAAATTTGCATAACATATCTGTCAGATGTGCCCTGAACAAGCTTTCCTTGTATTTATGCATGTGCAGTGATATAGGTtgcatgttttctgtgtgtattGTATTTCATTAGTctcaatgaaatacattttttcattgggaaaagaaaaaaatgctttttttatccATTGTGAGATTACAATggataaaaatgcatttttctttcactcatcCGAATTCTACATTGTTCCACTAAAGTATAAATTTGGAGGAAAATCAGGATAGGAAATATTGGAAATATTGCTTTCAAAAGACTTGAAGAACTATTGTTTTTGTCCAAGTCAAAATAAGTctgaagaaaatccaaaaaatgTCTACTCTCCAAACTGGAATAGCTCCTTTCTCTACCATCACTATTTGTTATGAGGACGACAAATTTAGATCAGAATGTCTAAGTTTTTCATGTTCACACACGTCTGGAAGTGAGAAGTTGCTGAGAATGtcatgctctttttttttcctctgcttaTTAATAATTGTTTCCTGGTGATCCAACTGAGGTTATGTGTCATCCTTATCATCTTTAATTATGTATTTCATatccaagaagaaaaaaaggactCTCCGCCAGTGGCCATTGCTGGTTATGACATAGTGGTCCAGCCAAAAGAGTCTGTGAGACTGAGCGGCTTCCAGAGCAGAGATGAAGATCCGCAGACTTTGACCTTCAAATGGACCATGGTTACCATTTACCCATATGCGATCATTGAGGTAAGAAAAGCAACTTTAATTCCCGACCTGTTATTGCCATACTTAATTAGCAATTTTGCAGAATGTCCCCTGCACCTTATTTTAACAACACTGCTGAGACCGTAATTGAGTAACTGAGTATTGTCCTCCTTATTTTTGCAGAAGTCAAATTTTCCTGATGAGATCACTGTATCCAATCTAACTTCTGGAAAGTACAAGTTTAGCCTGACAGTCACGGACCATGCTGGTCAGTCAGACAGCACTACGATCAACGTCCTGGTCCTGACCCCTGACGAGTCAGAGCGTGAGTGTCTCCTCTTCCAAATCAATAAAACGGatcactgttttatttatttattttttggttgtttttttttctcctttgacAATTTTGTAACTCTGTAGTTTGCTTGATTTGTACCCAGGTACGAGATGGAACTGTTTAATATaacaaaacatacatttttagaaaatactaTCCATTTAAATTATGGgtgacatttaaatatttttatttatctttactGTATGaatggcaaagaaaacaaattgatACACAGTGTTTTAGGTAAGTCATTATGATTTGGAAGTagtaatgaataaaaaatgtatattgtgGATACAAATGAGACTATAAATTGAAAGACAGGAATAGAAAGAAAAGGTATGATATCCTCGTTACACGTTATTGTttcatgttattatttattggtAAATTCAGACGTGTTCTTGCCAGTTTTCCCTCTCACCATTTTGTAACTTTGTATTTAAGATTGTTTTGTGTGTGATTGCCGAGGGGTGTTTGTCCTGACCTCAGGTATTTCAGACATGCCATGTGGATGTTTCATATCCACATTTAATGTCATGTGGTTCCCTTCTGCCTACCCAAGCCTTCACATATAGCTCATTTAACTCACTATATCCTTAAAGACAAGCCATATTCAATTAAGatattggaaaaatgtttaattcttaAATTGTGCTTCAATCTTTTGTAAATGAAGCtttttctgttgaaaagaaGTGTCATCAGTGTGTGAAAGTGTGCGTGAATGACTGAGAGGTCTTCTGAACTAAATTAACTGTGATACAAGTACAAGCCATTTACCGTAAAtatgcagaaaaacacattaaataggCCAATCCAGAGAAAGAGTTCTATGGCACGCACGTGcttgaaaaaaaagaggaaattatGAAATAGTTTGCTTTCAGAACAGTGATAAATGCATCACTATCCAAGTGCTTAGGAAATGTAGTAACTAATAAGACGTCACTGAAGTCTTGAGAGCAGGACACAATTTAGAGTATGTTTAAGGAACTAACACCCAGAGTTTCGGTTGGTGTTGGTGTCTGTTCAGGCATTCCTCCTGTCTTACCTCGCTTTTTCCATTGAAATctctgtggcacatctaaacaACTCTGATTTCTCAAATTTTTCTTCTtggatttttcatgttttttagccataacttttattgtttgtgcCAAGATGGAAGGATCATTTCCCATCAGCttgatttttcagtttttctggtTGTTCTTTGCATGCTTCTGTGGGCTGGAGGATCCTATGTTAGTTGGAACCAAACGAGTTGAGACATGCTCACACACAATAAGGAAGCAGAGATAAGAACCTGACTGGTTATATAATTACACAGTAAACTAACATTGTACAGGAAACAAAATGGATCAGCTGATGGTAGGTAGGACGCCGCCATTAGCATGGAATAACTGAATAATCCAGATTACTTCCTTTGAAATGGGTTCTGTTGAGAAAATAGAACGCAGTATTACAgtcagtgtttattttgttttgttttttttactgctccCCTGATACCATCTCTCCACCCCCAACTCAACAAAACTTGCCTGTCTGGTTTCAGGTTGTTGCACAACAAGACTTTTATCATTGTTGCAGTGTGAATTGAATAAAAGTGAACAGGAGTCTTAACTCTCAAAATTCTATTGACTTTATAAGTACTAGAAATGTCCCACCCACACTGAAGCTCAGTTCCTTATTAATAGTTTTTCAGTCGCTTAGTGGAAAATcttgtttaaattaatttttgtgGTGACATTTCTCTGCAATGTGTTACAAAAGCTGCTCTTTAAATGAATGCTGATGCAGAGTGTATCATTAACTACAATGAGATTacccaaatctgcttttctcaacattcttttgttttcagaacaCACCacttcatgattttttttaactttagtgCATGTCTAGCAGTTACATAATATTAAAATGGGAACTTGGTAGAAACTTTGAAGGAAATGAGCCCTATGTCTGGTGCCTTGTTCTAGAAAAATATTATGGGTTAATCACATTGGCCTAACCTCATgcctttttaattttcttttccctgACAATGTGACATTAGGGGACAAAAAACTAAACTCAGGCAAATCTTTACAAATCAGAATTGCCTCTAAAAGTGCAATTATTCTGCCGATTTGATTgatacacacagaaaacacacacagtcaccTGATTGCCCACGTTCcatagaaaatgaatggagaggGATATTccaaattaacatttaaaactaaaagacTTCCTATAAACCTTTCTGAATATAAAAGCTTGGAAAAACTTAGAATCTTCAGACAGGgttgagacaataaaacattttcttaaacgttttttgaaaacatgcatAAAGTGGCATTTTTGATATGGGTTATTAGGCATTCACTCAGAACGACATCTGAAAGGTTTGGGGCACCAGAGAACTAAAAACTTTCtgctacaaataaaacaatgcattttAGGCATTTTAGGTAGTTGGGAGTTCAACAGAGAGGGGCTTTCTCAGGGCACCATTCCTGCAAGAACCATGactgtgttttatatttatttttcaattttgcaATATTAGGcattgtgattaatcacagagctagagtgtgattaatctgattgcATTTTATAATTGGCTGACAGCACTAATATATACATAATCTCAAGtttctgtaaatgtgtgtgtacaTGATGGCAGCATGTGTAAGTGCAGCAGCTATTTGTTCTCTTGAaaatttgtatgtttattttattattattttaatctttttatcaCTATTTGGAGTTGCATCCTGGTTTTTACTGAGCTGCTTCAGTTCACTGACAGTAATGGCTTTCATCCATTCAATATTTCACTTATGTCAAAATCAGGTTGAGATCCTCATTTTCTGGTTGTGCTGGAAAGGAAAATGACAGCGTATACCTTGTGAATTTCCTCGAAACCTTTGAAATAGCACTTATTCCTGTTACTTATGCACACTTTTTACGATGTCTTTTCCTTCCACACTACTTTCCATTGGAATGCTGGGCCATCTTCTTTAACATTGTGACTTAGCCTCCTTTTGGAGGGTGTATCTGTCTGCTGGACAACTCTCAAGACAATAGTTCTCTCCATGATTATATAACTTATTAAATTGTCCATTGCATAAAttctatattaaaaataattttaacattttcttaaagaCAGAATTTTGGGTTCTTAGTAcataatttacagaaatatgttACTGAATATTAACCTTATTCAGAGGTTTCACTTTAtgatataaattacaaaaaaatcttttcctttttttttataataatctAGTTGACATGTACCTGTTTACAAAGTTCTTGATTTTGTGAGTAAACTTAGATGATTAGAGGTTTCATGCAGTTTGTCAAcaacatgtgtgtgttttagttttgatcCTAAGTCTTTATATGTTGTCCTTTCAGACCACTGCATGGTTCCAAAGAAAGTTGGTCCGTGCCGTGGTTCATTCAAACGCTGGCATTACAACGCTGCCTCAGAGCAGTGTGAGGAGTTCATCTTTGGGGGTTGCCTGGAGAATAAGAACAACTACATTAAGGAGGAGGAATGCCGGAAAGCCTGTCATGGCACAggtagttttttgggggttttttttaactgacttttttttttttaaatcagctttttccCTATTAAAAAGCTGATTACTTGGTAATGTAATAACTAAGTAATAGTTTTCTTAATTGCAAATACTGTAGGTTTTTCCTTGTCGGTTGCATGCATGAccataaatatagaaataaactaTATTAAACAGGTCCAAGGTGTTGTGAGAGCTTTGTGAGTTAAAAAGGGTAACCAGTTACAAGTAAATATTAAGTAATGCTTGAAGTAATCTTTTTGCTCAAATGAAGCAGATTTGCAACTTCATTTGGGCAACCCACTTCCTGATTGAAGGCTGATTCAAGAAACAGTTCATCTTTGTTGAATATGAAATTGGATGTCAGAAGTTGATTGAACTGTCTAAAATATTATGGAATGTTATGATacatagttttattattatttttcttaatagtTTTTACTATGGTAACTAATAGCCTTCATGagttactaaattattataatcttttatgttataatattttagagacttgaACTCACCAGATCTGAACTTTCAATTGTAAGGACTGTTGTTCTTTAAAGGTTcagtatataacttttacaaataaatgtttttttaaaaatatttgttgaaactgtcaccatatgACAGTATGTTAGGAGACAGATAAGCTGTGAAAAGTTCGATTTCCACCACCTCCTCCATGAGCTattattgctgtctgaagaaattcaCTGCTCAGAAGTCATCTcggccaaaaacaaccaatcatagCCAATCATAGAAGGTCTTAGCATTGTCAATCAACAAAATGTACTCACagctaaatgtgctaattttGGAAAAACAGCATGTCATTAGAGGAAAACCATTAACTGCTGTCATCAGCGGCctgtttcaacaaatatgtaaaataatatatttttaatacaagtTATATACTCCAGCTTTAAGGTCTCTTAAAGTGTATTTTGATTAACTTTTTAGACTAACCAAAACAACCTCTTATTTCATGCAGACAGACATTGCATACCCTATATTTCTCTAAATACCTGAGCAAGAATGACTCTCTCAATATTTGCTGCAATTGTTTGCAGCAAGcaataatttttctttgtttttgataaagGTGGTCCATCTGGGCGAAGTCTGCATGTTGCAGGTAAAAACTAGCACTTTATTTTAGCAGGTATTTTGATAAGAAGAAATGTAAATTCACAattagacattttaatattcataGAAAGTTTTTATTGTCTGCGTGGTCAACGAATGTCTTTaagtttattagttttttgCTTTCACTTGTAACAGTGCATGCTGCTATTTGTAGAATTATAAGATGGCCCAGCTGAATATTATCTATGTGTTTGTGCCACAGAAGAAAAGTGTGGAGCTCCATGTACCACTGATCAATTCAAGTGTGATAATGGTTGCTGTTTGGATAGAGGACTGAAGTGCGATGACACTGCACAATGCACGGATGAATCAGACGAGAAGAACTGCAATGACTGTAAGAGCTTGCCATGCAAACCAGACCTAGTTCTCATTTgactaatttaattaaatgcttTGATTACAACATGTTTTAGATGCCATATTAGAATTATTGTTAACATTAATTATGTCCTGTCTGTTTATCAGTTCAAAGCAACTTTCGTACTCTGTTGGACCTTAACTTGGCTGGAAAGAGAGGTGGTTTGAATTTTCCATTCCCTGTTGATTTCTGCCTTCTAATTCACTTCCCTTCCTTCTTCCTGAATATACTCTTCATATATCACAGATACATGCTTTAGTCCTCTGTTTTGAAATTATAGACTTtatcatttttgtaatttatttttatttttattacagcgTACTGTACGGATGAGCCAGAAACAGGAACTTGCAGGGATAGCTTTACAAAGTGGTACTATGATCCCCGGACGCAGAGTTGCACCCGCTTCAATTACGGAGGCTGTGAAGGAAACGATAACAGATTTGAATCTAAGGAACAATGTATCCGAGAATGTCATGGTGTGACAGGTGAGTTTGTTATTTGAAGTTGGATTGGCACGCCATTTATACATGACTCAAAGAATCACTGTAGATGCAAAACTATGTTATTTCTGCCTCTTTAGACCTTTGATTTGTTATCATGTGCTCTTATTAATCAACCAATATGGAATATATTCAAGTTTTGACATTGCTTTGTCTATTTTTAGAATGTGTCATGCatatgtgttttcttttattacagaAAGCGATATATTTGACAAACAGACCAAAGCTGAGAAACAAGAGACTGACTCCAATACAAGTAATCaacctcttttttcccccttgatAGTATTAAACTAGGTTAACGTATAGAGGACATATTACTGGAATGATTTGCATAAAGTATAATTAATGGGTTGAACCACAAAGTCTTCAGTAGAGATTAAATGCAGGAAGCTTAGCagtttttgacatattttgagtaaaacaagtaaaataacacaaatgacTTGCAATGACTTTAGTTCAGTTTGTCTGTATAGTTTCGGATTTAACAAGGTCAGTCATATCCATATATGTAAAATCCCATTTGGTTTGAAATGATTTCAGAATAGTCTGGTTTATTCCAGCACAGTCCAGGTATTAGACTCATTCAGACCTGATTACGTTCAGtcttgtttatttcttaattattaTACACTGCAGTCAGATATTTAATCAGTCTTGTCTCAAAATTAGCAAATGTTGCCACATAATGTGGCAAAAGTGGAGTTAAAACCCTTGTAGAACTGGAGCAAACCTCCACCAGAACTAGGTTTACCAGTGAGAAGCATCAGCTTCAACTGACTGGagggaaaacacaaacagtatCACTTAGTCTTTCCTACAGTTTGTGGGAAAGAGTATGGAAGATATTACAGTAGTAGCTCCTTCAGTAGCTTAatccaggaaaaaaacaaacacatcttcAGGCATaaacaaaaattgtaaaagaaatCCTAAGGTACACTCACAATCCACTTTATTAAGTATAACTTGCTGGCCAATTTTGGTCTGTACTGACATGACCTCATCAAACAGTTGCTACAAATTAGTCCACGGTGAGAATTTTtttccaccacatcccaaaaGTGCTCTAATGGAGTAAGCTCCAAGTGAGACAAAGAAGCCAGTTtaaaatgattctttttttttaacctgtaatttgtcttttctgtgtcttAACTATGAAAATgggtttcagtttttctgtcaaacttcAAAGTTTATTCAGCTCAATTTTGCAGTTCAAGTTGCATTGAATATCCATATGTTGATctgttttaaccaaaatgttTGTCATTATTGGACAGGTGTTGTTGCCATTGCCATTGTCCTGGGTATAGCCATCGTCATTGTCCTTGCCATCCTGGGGTACTGCTGGCTAAAGAACAGACAGCCCAGCCACACCCTGGTGTCTACTAACAGCAAACCTCTGTGAAACCATCTTACTGTCATCTAATGCTTTATCACAAACAAAGACTCTGTGTTTGGAAGTGCAGGAAgacttgttttttcttctaattaaGTCTGTATGTGAATATGTTTTGAAGAGGATGCatacaaaaagcagaaagtCTTTGGTGAAATGTGAAGTGTTGCTTTAAGTGCTGCATGCTACTGGAATAAATTGGCACAGGAATCTGTAAGATGAGGTTATGTGATTGATTAGAACATGGCAGAGCATCAGAAGAAACCCTCCCATTAGAATACAATATTTGATGTTTTCCCTCTTTCATTTTATATCAGTTCTAATTAAACAACTTTTGCTGTTTATTGTACAGTTGAAAGCAAAACTCCTGTCTTTCAACCAAACCCAGGGGATCTCGTTTATATGTACACTTTTGACATGAacgtgttttgttttctgcagttttcttaCTTTAACCTTATTTTACACATTGTTGTTACATTCCATTGAATTTCACCCACATGCAAACTGTTGTACATAATcttgggtttaaaaaaatattttcatagaaGTACTTTTAtcaatttttcttttaggtttcagtttttttttatatataagaTTTATGTTTAACTTtactattaaatattttaattgataCAACTGATACATTTGTAGATATAATTTGATATAGACTTCTTTAACTTTACTTATTGTCATGATCTTATTGTCATGATCTctgtcttaaataaaaaaagttttaaaccaaatttattatttttgaaattatttttagaaatatgtaTCTTACAAAGTTgccatttttgctttttgtcttctATGCATTAAGGCCTGGACTTAATGTTACTTCTGCCTTCCTAAAACGATTTAAAAAACTTAACTGGTTAAGTTAAGTTTTCATAGAACAATAATCCTGTCCTATGAacctttaaatcattttctttattaaattgactttttttttaacacaaccTAATCACTGTTCTGACTTGGGTAATTAAGGTTGGTGATAGAAGACCACTGACACCTCAAGAGTCTATTATCACTGATGTTTGGGGACccaaattttgcaaaaaatatattatgaaaaaCCATTTTATGTAGGAATCTGCAAAAAGATGATCATTCACATTTATTAAAGACCAAAAAACCTGTGTAACTGCTCAGGTTATTTCCACAATTGGAAcctcttcacaaaatgtttgagGTAAAATCCCCT from Xiphophorus hellerii strain 12219 chromosome 19, Xiphophorus_hellerii-4.1, whole genome shotgun sequence encodes:
- the spint1a gene encoding kunitz-type protease inhibitor 1a isoform X1, with amino-acid sequence MNLLFGCHFAALLFLVGFLHLTAGQSTADTCLSKFDTGKDNFMVNANESVNEGATFLSSPKVGSYMDCVASCCKDPRCNVALMENQGEGTINSCYLFDCLYNKKYACRFVKKSGYFSYILKSLSKDYYIKHDAPTEEKKDSPPVAIAGYDIVVQPKESVRLSGFQSRDEDPQTLTFKWTMVTIYPYAIIEKSNFPDEITVSNLTSGKYKFSLTVTDHAGQSDSTTINVLVLTPDESEHHCMVPKKVGPCRGSFKRWHYNAASEQCEEFIFGGCLENKNNYIKEEECRKACHGTGGPSGRSLHVAEEKCGAPCTTDQFKCDNGCCLDRGLKCDDTAQCTDESDEKNCNDFQSNFRTLLDLNLAGKRAYCTDEPETGTCRDSFTKWYYDPRTQSCTRFNYGGCEGNDNRFESKEQCIRECHGVTESDIFDKQTKAEKQETDSNTSVVAIAIVLGIAIVIVLAILGYCWLKNRQPSHTLVSTNSKPL
- the spint1a gene encoding kunitz-type protease inhibitor 1a isoform X2: MNLLFGCHFAALLFLVGFLHLTAGQSTADTCLSKFDTGKDNFMVNANESVNEGATFLSSPKVGSYMDCVASCCKDPRCNVALMENQGEGTINSCYLFDCLYNKKYACRFVKKSGYFSYILKSLSKDYYIKHDAPTEKKDSPPVAIAGYDIVVQPKESVRLSGFQSRDEDPQTLTFKWTMVTIYPYAIIEKSNFPDEITVSNLTSGKYKFSLTVTDHAGQSDSTTINVLVLTPDESEHHCMVPKKVGPCRGSFKRWHYNAASEQCEEFIFGGCLENKNNYIKEEECRKACHGTGGPSGRSLHVAEEKCGAPCTTDQFKCDNGCCLDRGLKCDDTAQCTDESDEKNCNDFQSNFRTLLDLNLAGKRAYCTDEPETGTCRDSFTKWYYDPRTQSCTRFNYGGCEGNDNRFESKEQCIRECHGVTESDIFDKQTKAEKQETDSNTSVVAIAIVLGIAIVIVLAILGYCWLKNRQPSHTLVSTNSKPL